The genomic region CCAGCGGAGCAATAAGGAGGTTTCAGATCTCCTCGAAAATACACTAAAGCGATGTGAGTTTGAGGTCGAGCGCCTAGAGTACCTCGATGCCAATGGGGAGCAAAAGGTGAGTCTGGTGGGCAAGAAGGGGAAGGGTTCCAATGGTTTCGGACTCTTCTCCCATTCCGACACGGTTCCCGGCTTGGAGGGGGAGTGGGACCCATTCGATCCAGTAATTCAGGACGGTCGCCTATTTGGCCGTGGCAGCTGCGATATGAAAGGACCGCTGGCTGCGACAATTACGGCGGGCGCAGAAATTAATGCCGCCGATTTGAAGAAACCACTCTTTATCGTCATCACCGCGGACGAAGAGATCAGCGGCGCGGGAGCTCGCCAAGTTGCAGAGGATTCAGAACTCTTCAATGCGGAACGACCAAAAAACGGTGTCATCGCCGAGCCGACGCGATTGACGCCTGTATACGCCCACAAGGGAGGCGGACGGGTCATAGTAACCGCGAAAGGACGGGCAGCGCATACCAGCACAGATAAAGGGGTTTCAGCAAACTTCCTGATTGCACCATTCCTCGCCGAGATGGCGGAGTTGGCAAAGCTGTTCAAAACCGACGAATCCTTCATGAATAAGGAGTTTAACCCACCAACGAACGGATTCAATATGGTGCTTGATGACGGCGGATGCCGACCAAACGTCGCCGCAGCGAAAACGGTCTGTACTCTCAGTTTTAGACCAATGCCGAATGATCGTAGCGACGATGTAATTGCAATGATAACCGAAATCGCTGAAAAGTACGGTCTCGAAACTACCTCGAATAAAGGCACGCCGTTCTACGTCTCGCCCGATGCCGAGATCGTCCAAGCAGGGCTGAAAGCCACTGGCACATCGAAACCGGGGACGGTCCCATTTGGCACGGACGCACACGCTTTCAAGCATCACTTACAACTCGTTATCCTCGGACCCGGCGATATCGTCCAAGCACATACCGTCGGAGAGTGGATCGACATCGCACAACTCTCAGAAGCTGTTGGGGTATATGGACAGATGATTGAGATGTTCTGTATGTAGTCCGGGGCAGGAGAACACCTGCCTATCGTTCTTTGCCCTTTATTCAGAGTGGATTGAAATACCAAGCGCATTGCAAGTGTCTTGAAATTTGCAATGCAAATCATAGTTGACAACATGTGCGAAAAGTCCGAGAGGATGGGCATGTTCCGCACAAACCAGTACTATCATCAGAGATTGAAAGGAAAAATATCAGATGAAACTTGCATTTTTCAATGACTATCAACTGGGCGTAATCAACGGCGAGCAGATTGTCGATGTCGCCTCGGCGCTGGGAGGTGTTTCCTACCACAGCCCTCAAGAACTTATCGAAACACTTATCAAAGATTGGGACAACCTACAGCCGCAGATCGCGCAGGCTGCTGAAGGAAATGCAGGGACAGCACTCAATAGCGTTCGTCTCAGGGCTCCCCTACCCAGACCAAATCAATTGGTCTGTCTTGCCGGCAATTACATAGAACCTGCAGCCCCGGATCGCGGCGAATTTAACGCCTTTCTCAAATCCCCCACCGGCATCATTGGCAAGGGCGATACGGTCCAACTCCCCGAGACAAACGCAACCGTTTTCCACTTCGAGCCTGAACTCAGTGTGGTCATCGGCAAAACAGCGAGCCACCTCTCACAGGCGGAAGCGATGGATCACGTCTTCGGCTACACGCAATTTATCGATGTGTCTGCCCGCGGTCTTCCCGGCGGGTTCTTCCTTGGCAAAAGCTGGCATACCTTCGCTCCGATGGGACCCGCACTGGTCACCGCCGACGAGGTCTCCGATCCAAACGACCTCGGAATTAAACTCTGGGTCAACGACGAGCTTCGGCATGACTTCTCCTCTGACTCCATGGCGCGTTTTATACCGGAGGTGTTAGAAGAGGTTACCAAGGTTATAACGCTTGAACCCGGCAACGTCGTAAACACAGGCACCCATCACTACGCCTTGGCACCGATTCAGGATGGAGATAACCTGCGTCTTGAGATTGAGGGCTTTGGTCCTTCACTAACGATTGACGTCCATGATCCCCTGAAGCGGACATCTTGGGAAGCGCATTAATAACCTTTGGTGCTAGGCTCTGTTGACATTTTACAGAGGTTGTAGGGAACAATGAACTGATGAACCAATGATTTTTACGTTTCACGCATCACGTTTCACGTTATCAACAGCTGCAAACTAGCACCATTGGTTAATAACCTATTGCGGGCAGTATGCTGCCGCACTTGTGAAGATTGTCGGGACATTAATTACCGCCGGTCTGCCTGAATCGGCAGCACGCTGCAGCGCTGGACCAATCTCATCGGGCTTCGTGACAAGTTCACCGTAACAATCCAGTGCTTCGGCAACCCGTTCATAACTAACCGCCCGGAGATCCGTCGCAACAGCACGATCCAAACCGTAGCGCTGGATCTGTGGGTGCCTCACAATGCCCCACGCCTCGTCACTTGAGACAACTGAAATAATCGGCAAGTCATGCTTGAGTGCGGTATCGTACTCAATGATGCCGTAACCGAACGAACCGTCACCGGTGATTAAGACGCTCGGATGATCCGGTCTCGCTACCTTACCAGCCAACGCGAAGGGGACTCCCTGCCCAATTCCACCGATGGGACCTGTGAATAGTAGGTAGGGTGGGTGGTAGTGATCAAGCGCCATGTGTGAAAAGAGCGAGGCATCTCCGCCATCAAGGGAGATTGTGGCATCATCCCCGAAGAGTTCACGTACCTCTTTGCAAATGCGCAGCGGATGAACGGGAACACCGTCGGAGTTCTCCGCTTCAGCGAGTCGCTGCCGAAAACCTTGACGGACGAGACTCAGGCGTTCAACCCAATCTGTCGGTTTATGAAAATCGTGGCGGGAAACACCGTTTGTCATCTCATTCAGGACGGGTTGCAAGTCACCGATGATACCAACATCAAAGGGACAGTTCTTGCCCATCTCCTCAGCATCAATATCGACGCAGATAAACTTAGCATCTTTGTGAAAAAGCGGCGGTTTACCGTAGCTGATGTTTGTATCGAATTTAACCCCCAAGGCAAGCACTACATCAGCATTGCGCAGCTCCTTTGAGGCGTTGCCGAATCGGGTGCTCGCCATTCCAAAAAAGAGCGGATGTGGACGGGTAATTGCGTTGACATCGCCGCCTCTTGAGAAAAATGGTATCCCCGTTGCCTCCACAAAATCTAGGAGTGCGCCTGATGCGTTCTGCCAGTGGGTCGCACCGGCAGCGATAATTACCGGGCTCTCTGCACCCGCCAACAACTTCAATGCGCGATCTATCTGCTCTGGATCGCCGTGTACTCTACCATTCGCACGAGAGTTTGCCGGTTCAGGATAAGCGATTTCCGCATCGTCGATCTTGTCGTACAAAACGTCGTAGGGAACATTCAGATGGACGGGTCCCGGACGCCCTCCCAACGCCTTACGAAATCCGGTGCCGACATACTCCGGCAGCCGGTCTGTCTGTGCGACCAACCGCGTCCACTTGGTAATCGGCTTGACTAACCCCGTTTGGTTGTATTCCTGAGAACCGCCCATATCGATCTGATCCGCGTCGCTGTTGCCACTTATCGAGTAGAGTGGGCTGCCCATCATGTGGGCTGTCGCTAGACCATAGATCATGGCAGCGTGCCCCGGTCCACGGGTAACACCACTAACCCCC from Candidatus Poribacteria bacterium harbors:
- a CDS encoding thiamine pyrophosphate-binding protein; translated protein: MAILEGGQIITKVLKQENVEYLFTLCGGTIESIYEGCLNDGIKIIDTRIDPSATMMADAYARVTGGVGVSGVTRGPGHAAMIYGLATAHMMGSPLYSISGNSDADQIDMGGSQEYNQTGLVKPITKWTRLVAQTDRLPEYVGTGFRKALGGRPGPVHLNVPYDVLYDKIDDAEIAYPEPANSRANGRVHGDPEQIDRALKLLAGAESPVIIAAGATHWQNASGALLDFVEATGIPFFSRGGDVNAITRPHPLFFGMASTRFGNASKELRNADVVLALGVKFDTNISYGKPPLFHKDAKFICVDIDAEEMGKNCPFDVGIIGDLQPVLNEMTNGVSRHDFHKPTDWVERLSLVRQGFRQRLAEAENSDGVPVHPLRICKEVRELFGDDATISLDGGDASLFSHMALDHYHPPYLLFTGPIGGIGQGVPFALAGKVARPDHPSVLITGDGSFGYGIIEYDTALKHDLPIISVVSSDEAWGIVRHPQIQRYGLDRAVATDLRAVSYERVAEALDCYGELVTKPDEIGPALQRAADSGRPAVINVPTIFTSAAAYCPQ
- a CDS encoding M20/M25/M40 family metallo-hydrolase, coding for MGLDVVQLTRDIVAINSVSQRSNKEVSDLLENTLKRCEFEVERLEYLDANGEQKVSLVGKKGKGSNGFGLFSHSDTVPGLEGEWDPFDPVIQDGRLFGRGSCDMKGPLAATITAGAEINAADLKKPLFIVITADEEISGAGARQVAEDSELFNAERPKNGVIAEPTRLTPVYAHKGGGRVIVTAKGRAAHTSTDKGVSANFLIAPFLAEMAELAKLFKTDESFMNKEFNPPTNGFNMVLDDGGCRPNVAAAKTVCTLSFRPMPNDRSDDVIAMITEIAEKYGLETTSNKGTPFYVSPDAEIVQAGLKATGTSKPGTVPFGTDAHAFKHHLQLVILGPGDIVQAHTVGEWIDIAQLSEAVGVYGQMIEMFCM
- a CDS encoding fumarylacetoacetate hydrolase family protein yields the protein MKLAFFNDYQLGVINGEQIVDVASALGGVSYHSPQELIETLIKDWDNLQPQIAQAAEGNAGTALNSVRLRAPLPRPNQLVCLAGNYIEPAAPDRGEFNAFLKSPTGIIGKGDTVQLPETNATVFHFEPELSVVIGKTASHLSQAEAMDHVFGYTQFIDVSARGLPGGFFLGKSWHTFAPMGPALVTADEVSDPNDLGIKLWVNDELRHDFSSDSMARFIPEVLEEVTKVITLEPGNVVNTGTHHYALAPIQDGDNLRLEIEGFGPSLTIDVHDPLKRTSWEAH